GCTCGCCGACGTCAACAAGACGATCGCCGGCCGGACGCCCGACACCGACCCGAAGGACTCGGCGAACCTCGAATCGCTCTTCGCCCGGCGGGCCGAACTCACCTCGCAGATCTCCGACTTCGGCCAGCGCGCCGAGGAGGCACGCGTCGGCGCGCCCCAGCTCGTCGCCGGTACCCAGATCGTGGACGCACCGCGCGCGGTGCGGCACTCCCTGCGCAAGACCGCCGTCACCGACGCCGTGATCGGACTCGTCCTCGGGCTCTTCCTCGGGCTCGCGCTGGCCGCGGTCGGCGTGGTCGTGGCGGACCGCCCCGTGCTGCGCCGGGACATCGCGGCGAACCTCGGCGCCTCGGTCATCGCCGAACTGCCCCGCCGTTCCGGCAGGTTGTGGCAGCGCCGGCGGACCCGGGTGGCACGCGAACGGCTCACCACGACCCTGGCCCGCACCGCGCGCGGCTCGGCGGAACCGCTGTCGCTGCTCGAACTGGGCTGCGCGCGCGGCACGAGCGCGATCGCCCTCGGCCTCGCCCGGGCACTGGGGGAGGACGGCCCGGTGACCGTCGTCGACGGTCTCCCCGGCACGCAGCTCTCGGGCCGCCGCCCGAAACCGGGGGACCCCACCGTGGTCGGCGGCGAACACGCGGCGACCGTGTCCCCCCAGGACCAGCGGATCGGCGTCGGCTCGGTGGCACCCGGCACGGCGTGGACCGACCTCCAGCACCTCGGCTCCCGGACCGTGCTCGTCGTGCGGGCCGGGCACGGCAGCGCCGCATGGCTGCACACCGTGGCCCGGCAGCTCGCGGACCAGCGCATCCCGGTGATCGGTGTGGTTCTGATCGACCCCGATCCCCGCGACCGCACCGACGGCACGCTGTGGGACGGGCTGGCCAACGCGCTGCGCGGCCGGAGCGAGCGGCCGACCTGGCAGAACGCGGCCGGCCGGCGACTCACGGAACGCCAGCCGATACGGGCCGCACGGGTCCCGGACAACGACCAGGAGGTGCGGTAGACGTGTGTGGCATCGCGGGCACATACCGATGGCCGGACGGAAAGGCCGTCACCGACCGGCTCACCGACACCCTCGCCCACCGCGGCCCGGACGGCGCGGGCCGCTACGGCCACCCCCTGGGTGAGGGCGAAGTGCAGCTCGGGCACCGCCGGTTGTCCATCATCGACCTGTCCGAGACCGGCGCCCAGCCGATGGTCTCGGACGGCCTCGCCCTGACGTACAACGGCGAGCTGTACAACGCGCCCGAACTCCGGGCCGAGTTGGCGGCCACCGGGGTGCGCTTCCGCGGCACCTCCGACACCGAGGTGCTCCTGGAGGCCTGGCGGCGCTGGGGCACGGACTGCCTGCCCCGGCTGCGCGGCATGTTCGCGTTCGGCGTCTTCGACGAGCGCACCGGTGAACTGGTGCTCGCCCGCGACCAGTTGGGCATCAAGCCGCTGTTCCTGCTCCGGCGCGGCCAGGGCCTGATGTTCGCCTCCGAGCTCAAGGCGCTCGCCGCCGCGACCGGCGGGACGCTGGAGGTGGACCACGCGGCACTGGTGGCCTCCCTCCTCTACTACTGGGTGCCGGACTCGCGCTGCGCGTTCCGCGAGGCGGAGAAGCTGCCGCCGGGGAGCTGGCTCAGGTGCCGGCCCGACGGCCGGGTGGAGCGCGGCAGTTTCTGGAACCTGAAGGACGTGGCCGCCGAGGGCCAGGAGCGGGCCCGCGCCGGTGAGCTGCCCGACCTCGACGCCGTCGTCGAGGAGTCGACCCGGCGCCACCTGCTCTCCGACGTCCCCGTGGCGACCTTCCTCTCCGGCGGCCTCGACTCCAGCTATCTGACCGCGCTGGCGGCCCGTCACCAGCCGGGGATCTCCGCCTACACGATCGGCTTCCGCGCCGAGGACGCCAAGTTCGAGGCGATGCCGGACGACCTGCGCTACGCCCGGCAGGTCGCCGAGCAGTTCGGCGTCGACCTGCACGAGATCGAGATCGCCCCGAACGTGCTCGACCTGCTGCCGCAGATGACGTACAGCCTGGACGAGCCGATCGGCGACCCCGCCGCGATCAACACCTACCTGATCTGCATGGCCGCCCGGGAGGCCGGGGTCAAGGTGATGCTCTCGGGGATGGGCGCCGACGAGCTGTTCGCGGGGTACCGCAAGCACTTCGCCAACCTGCTGGCGCTGCGCTACCAGCGCGTCCCGCGGCCCCTGCGCCGCGGGGTGTCCGGGGTCGTGGACCGGCTGCCGGTCGCCTCGGCCACCCGCGGTTACCGGTCGGTGCGGTTCGCGAAGCGGTTCCTCTCCTTCGCCGATCTGCCCGAGGAGACCGCGTTCCGGCGCAGCTACACCATGTACGACAGGCCGGAGCTGCTCGCCCTGATCGATCCCGACCTGGCCGGGACGGTCGACGACGTGCTGACCGAACACGCCGACGTCTACCAGGACAACGACCTCGACGACTTCGTCAACCGCATGTGCCTGACCGATGCCCGGATGTTCCTGCCGGGCCTCAACCTCGCCTACACAGACCGCTCCAGCATGGCCGCGTCGACCGAGGTGCGGGTGCCGTACGTGGACGTGGAGGTGGTCAGGGCGGCGTTCGCGGTGCCCGGCGACCGCAAGATCGTCGGACGGCAGGGCAAGGCCGCTCTCAAGGAGGCGGCCACCTCGATCCTGCCCCGGGAGATCGTGTACCGGCCCAAGGGCCTGTTCAGCGCCCCGCTGCGCGCCTGGATGAGCCGCGACCTGGCACCGCTGGTGCGCGAGGTGGTCAACGACGGCCTGCTCGTCAACTCCGGGCTCCTGCGCCGCGAGGCGCTGGCCCGCATGGTCGCCGAGGACGCCGCCGGACAGGCGGATTACTCCAAACACCTCTGGCACGTACTGACCCTCGAGTACTGGTATCGCGACGCGACCTCTGGCTCCGCCCAGAGCGCTCGGACGACGGCTTAGAAAACAGGAGTTCTGGTGAAGCAGGTTGTACAGAACTACAAGAGCGGCGAGCTGGCGGTGCTCGACGTTCCGGTACCGGGATGCAAGCCGGGCGGGGTGCTGGTGCGCAGCGCCTACTCGCTGATATCCACCGGCACCGAGCTCATGAAGGTCTCCGAGGCCGGCATGTCGATGCTGGGCAAGGCCCGCTCCAGGCCGGACCAGGTGGCCAAGGTCATGCAGAGCGTGGCCACCAACGGGGTGCCCGCCACCTACCGCAAGGTGATGGGCAAGCTGGACTCCTACACCCCGCTGGGCTACTCGCTGTGCGGGGTCGTCGAGCAGGTCGGCGCCGGGATCGACGACGTGAAGGTCGGCGACCTCGTGGCCTGTGCCGGCAACGAGCACGCGCTGCACGCCGAGTTGAACTGGGTGCCGAAGAACCTCTACGCCCCGGTCCCCGACGGTCTCGCCCCGCAGCACGCGGCCTTCGGCACCGTCGGCTCGATCGCGATGCAGGGCGTCCGCCAGGGAGAGCCGCAGCTCGGCGAGGTGGCACTGGTCATCGGCCTCGGGCTGATCGGGCAGCTGGTGGTGCAGCTGCTCACCGCCGCCGGGGTCCGCGTGGTCGGCGCCGACCCCGACCCGTCGCGCTGCGAACTCGCCGAGCGCCTGGGCGCCATGGCCTGCGGCGACCCCGCGTCCCCGGCTGTGGAGGCGGCCGTCGCCGAACTCACCGACGGTCACGGCGTGGACCAGGTGTTCCTGGCCGCCGGCGGCGGCAGCAACCAGCCCGTCGAGCTGGCCGCCCGGCTCGCGCGGGACCGCGGCCGGGTCGTCGACATCGGCAAGTGCCGCCTCGACCTGCCCTGGAACGCGTACTACGAGAAGGAGCTCGACGTCCGCTTCTCGCGCTCGTACGGCCCCGGGCGCTACGACCCGTCGTACGAGCTGGAGGGCCGGGACTACCCGATCGGCTACGTGCGCTGGACCGAGCGTCGCAACCTGGCCTGTTTCCTCGACCTCGTCGCCCGGGGCCGCGTCGACGTGGAGCCCCTGGTCTCCCACATTGCCGACTTCGACGACGCCGTGGAGACGTATCAGCGCCTGAAGGACGGCGAGTTGAAGGCCGTGGCCGTGCTGTTCCGGTATCCCGAGCAGACGGAGGAGGCGGAGGCCCCGTCGGTGGCCGTGCCCGCGGTGCCGCCCGCCGCCAAGGTGTCCACCCCGGCCCGGTCCGCGAAGAGCCCGGTGCGGCTCGCGTTCGTCGGTGCCGGCAACTACGCGACGTCGATGCTGCTGCCGCACCTGGCCCGGCGCGAGGGCGTCGAGCTGTCGACCGTGGTCACCACGACCGCGCTCTCCGGGGCCAACGCGCAGCGGAAGTTCGGCTTCGCCAAGGCGACCACCGACCTCGACGCCGTCCTCGGCGACAAGTCCGTCGACGCGGTGTTCGTCGTCACCCGGCACAGCTCGCACGCCGAACTGACCCGGCAGGCGCTGCTGGCCGGCAAGACGGTGTTCGTGGAGAAGCCCCTGGCCCTCACCGAGGACGAGCTCGCCGGAGTGCTCGCGGCGGTGGAGGAGTCCGGCAACGACCGCCTCCAGGTGGGCTTCAACCGCCGCTTCGCACCGCTGCTGACGGAGGCCAAGGAGCGGTTCGGCGCCCGGACCGGCCCGGCGAGCCTGCGCTATCTCGTCAACGCGGGCAAGCTGCAGCACGGCAGCTGGTACCTCCAACAGGGCGCCGAGGGCTCGCGGTTCGCCGGTGAGGGCGGCCACTTCATCGACACGGCGAGCTGGCTGCTCGACGCCGACCCGGTCTCCGTGTACGCGACGGCCGCGCCCGGCAACGAGGACCTCCAGGTCGTCCTGCGCTACCCGGACGGCTCCACCGCCACCATCAGCTACGTCACCACCGGCGCCTCCGGCTTCCCCAAGGAGACCCTGGACCTGGTCGGGGACGGCAAGGTGCTGAAGCTCGACGACTTCGTCCGTGCCTCGGTCCACGGCCCCAAGAAGTGGGTCAGTTCGCGGCTGCCCAAGGCCCGGGACAAGGGCCAGAACGCCGAACTGGCCGCGTTCGTCAAGGCAGTTCGGACCGGCGGGCCGATGCCGGTGCCGCTGGAGTCGCTGGTCGCCACCACGGCGGCCACCCTCGCCGTGGGGACCGGTCTGGCCGCCGGCGCGCCGGTGACCTTGGCGAGGACGCCATGACCAT
The nucleotide sequence above comes from Streptomyces sp. N50. Encoded proteins:
- a CDS encoding bi-domain-containing oxidoreductase; protein product: MKQVVQNYKSGELAVLDVPVPGCKPGGVLVRSAYSLISTGTELMKVSEAGMSMLGKARSRPDQVAKVMQSVATNGVPATYRKVMGKLDSYTPLGYSLCGVVEQVGAGIDDVKVGDLVACAGNEHALHAELNWVPKNLYAPVPDGLAPQHAAFGTVGSIAMQGVRQGEPQLGEVALVIGLGLIGQLVVQLLTAAGVRVVGADPDPSRCELAERLGAMACGDPASPAVEAAVAELTDGHGVDQVFLAAGGGSNQPVELAARLARDRGRVVDIGKCRLDLPWNAYYEKELDVRFSRSYGPGRYDPSYELEGRDYPIGYVRWTERRNLACFLDLVARGRVDVEPLVSHIADFDDAVETYQRLKDGELKAVAVLFRYPEQTEEAEAPSVAVPAVPPAAKVSTPARSAKSPVRLAFVGAGNYATSMLLPHLARREGVELSTVVTTTALSGANAQRKFGFAKATTDLDAVLGDKSVDAVFVVTRHSSHAELTRQALLAGKTVFVEKPLALTEDELAGVLAAVEESGNDRLQVGFNRRFAPLLTEAKERFGARTGPASLRYLVNAGKLQHGSWYLQQGAEGSRFAGEGGHFIDTASWLLDADPVSVYATAAPGNEDLQVVLRYPDGSTATISYVTTGASGFPKETLDLVGDGKVLKLDDFVRASVHGPKKWVSSRLPKARDKGQNAELAAFVKAVRTGGPMPVPLESLVATTAATLAVGTGLAAGAPVTLARTP
- the asnB gene encoding asparagine synthase (glutamine-hydrolyzing), with the protein product MCGIAGTYRWPDGKAVTDRLTDTLAHRGPDGAGRYGHPLGEGEVQLGHRRLSIIDLSETGAQPMVSDGLALTYNGELYNAPELRAELAATGVRFRGTSDTEVLLEAWRRWGTDCLPRLRGMFAFGVFDERTGELVLARDQLGIKPLFLLRRGQGLMFASELKALAAATGGTLEVDHAALVASLLYYWVPDSRCAFREAEKLPPGSWLRCRPDGRVERGSFWNLKDVAAEGQERARAGELPDLDAVVEESTRRHLLSDVPVATFLSGGLDSSYLTALAARHQPGISAYTIGFRAEDAKFEAMPDDLRYARQVAEQFGVDLHEIEIAPNVLDLLPQMTYSLDEPIGDPAAINTYLICMAAREAGVKVMLSGMGADELFAGYRKHFANLLALRYQRVPRPLRRGVSGVVDRLPVASATRGYRSVRFAKRFLSFADLPEETAFRRSYTMYDRPELLALIDPDLAGTVDDVLTEHADVYQDNDLDDFVNRMCLTDARMFLPGLNLAYTDRSSMAASTEVRVPYVDVEVVRAAFAVPGDRKIVGRQGKAALKEAATSILPREIVYRPKGLFSAPLRAWMSRDLAPLVREVVNDGLLVNSGLLRREALARMVAEDAAGQADYSKHLWHVLTLEYWYRDATSGSAQSARTTA
- a CDS encoding Wzz/FepE/Etk N-terminal domain-containing protein; translation: MMTSTTSESSATTPLLDVQALVVAVRRRRRLWSAMALLGLLIGAAVAVLLPPAPAAVTKVLVAHQEDQPNDTGTLIRTDAQLLATSRIAGAALKILKSPEKPEDFMKDYRGSGLTNNVLEIDVTGKTDAEAVARAKALAEAFVADHAQRIQAIADANAQGLLDQQARIQAELADVNKTIAGRTPDTDPKDSANLESLFARRAELTSQISDFGQRAEEARVGAPQLVAGTQIVDAPRAVRHSLRKTAVTDAVIGLVLGLFLGLALAAVGVVVADRPVLRRDIAANLGASVIAELPRRSGRLWQRRRTRVARERLTTTLARTARGSAEPLSLLELGCARGTSAIALGLARALGEDGPVTVVDGLPGTQLSGRRPKPGDPTVVGGEHAATVSPQDQRIGVGSVAPGTAWTDLQHLGSRTVLVVRAGHGSAAWLHTVARQLADQRIPVIGVVLIDPDPRDRTDGTLWDGLANALRGRSERPTWQNAAGRRLTERQPIRAARVPDNDQEVR